The genomic window GAGGATGAAGTCGCCAAGGCTCGTCACGACGGTGAGCACGGCGTGTCCCCCGCCCTGGGCGTCGCGAGCCGTTGTCAGCAGCAACGCGCCGAGCGGATAGCCCATTTCATTGAGGCGCTTGCGCTTCAGCAGCGCGTAGTCCTCACAGTCGGCTGCCGTCGTAGGGTATTCCCAGAACTCCTCGACGCCGTAGATTTCCATGTCGGTGAGCGCCTTGATAGTGTTTACCTTCGTGTTGACCCTGACGATGTCGCTCCAGGCCGCACGCGTCAGCTCGATCATCGTGCCGGCCGGAGCGCGAGCGCATCGGTCTCGATATCGACGGCAATACTCGTAGTATCCGACCGGCATCGAGGTCGTACCGAACGTCGCCATGTTCCGTGCGTTGTATGGTTGGGTGGGGTTGAACTGTGACGCACTCGCCCATGCGGACGTGCAGAAAACCAGGAGCGCGAGTGCGCTCATCCAAAGCTTTTTCATTGTTTGACTCTCCCCGAAGTGATGGGAAGAAGCCTAGCGTAGAAACCTCAAAATCGAAGAAAATCAATGGCTTGTATTCGATTCAAACTCGCTGCAAATCGCAGCGGTTTTCGCAATCCTTCCTTTACCAGGATCGGCGGGCTTGCTGCACGTTAGTTCGCGCTACGATCGGCCTCGCCGTGCCGGTGGCTGGTCAGCCGATCGGAGCTCGGCACGAGATAGGCTGACACTTCCACTTCCTGGCCATCGTCGAAGATCAGCATCAGGCGTTGGCTTTCCGATTGGTCGATCGGAGACGCGGGATCGGCAAGCAGGAGGTGGATGCCGCCAATACGCATCTGCAGTTCGGCGTGCGCGGGAACCAGAAGCGGGCCGCCGACCGGCCCAGCCGCGTCATCGTCGGAATTGAATGGTGTACGCATCAACCTGATGTTTGCAAAGGCTTCGCTGCTCACCTTAGCGAGATAGGCGTGAGTATCCGTGCCGTTCCAGATCGTCAGGAAGCCTCTGGCCGGGGAGCCGTCACCATCAGCAATCAAGATCTCGGCATGTTCGACTGTCAGCGTCAAGAGCGATTGGCAGCCGGCGAGAAATCCCTGTGTACATCGCTTATGTCCCCTCCACGATTAGTGGCCGTGAACGTCCGTGATGAATCGGGCAAGGCTGTGAACCGCGCCCGCCTTCGGGATGCGGCAATTCGGCACTGTTGCGGGACACCGATTCATCCTTCAATATCTATAAGAGCTGGAGGTAATCATGCTGACGATCGGAGAGCTGTCGCGCGTCACCGGGGTGAAAGTTCCGACCATCCGCTACTATGAGCAGATGGGTCTGTTGATGGCGCCGGGCCGCTCGGGCGGCAATCAAAGGCGTTATGAGCCTGGCGAACGGGAACGGTTGTCCTTCATCAAGCACGCTCGCGACCTCGGTTTCACGATCGGGGCCATTCGTGAACTGCTCGAGCTGAGCGAGCATCCGGAACGGCCATGCGCGGATGCCGACAACATCGCGGTTCGTCAGCTGCAGATTGTCCGGGACAAGATTGCAAAGCTCAGGCCCCTTGAGCGCGAACTCGAACGCATCGCGACCCGATGCCACGGCGATCAGATCAGGGACTGTTACGTCATTCAGTCTCTGGCCAACCACGAACTGTGCTCGAACGAGCACTGAGAGTCGGCTTAGACCTCGGTCTCGTCATCGAACCGGCAGTAGTGCGCTACCCTGTCGGCAGGGCCGTTCGTCGAGGGCACGTCGCGAAGGATGATGGTGACGGCCGAGCTATCCTTTGGCGCCACGATCGAGCCGGATATCGTGATCGTCGGATGATCCTCCGGAACCAGCTCGAACGTCGTTTCGTCGCCGATCGTTGGGCCCAGGCGCAATGTCCCGGTATCGTAGTCCCCTTCCGCGGAGAACGTCGTTTCCATCCGGTCCTTTGTAAGGAAGAGATAGAACTCCAGCTCCGACCCGAAGGGTGCGCGGCCCCAGAGCCAAGCTTCGGCCTTTTCCAGTGAGGGCCCGACACGCGCGACGATGTCGTCGCAGTCCTGCGATGTAGGCGTGCCTTGCTCCGGATACCAGAGAAACACGCCGGTCGGAGGGCTCGCCAGGGCATGACCCGCACCGGCCAGCCACAAGGCAGCTCCGAACGCATGTACTGTCAGGCGCGGTCGCATCTCATGTTCCCACACAGCCGGCGCGGCTGTCCTTCGTTTTCGCTTTTAGGTGGTCGTCAATCCGGGATAACCACGCGCGCCACGACTGGCAGATGATTGGAGCCAAATTTCGACCCCAGGGTCAGATCCTCCAGCCCCAATGTTGGCGACAAGACGATGCGGTCGATTGGCGTGCCGATCTGCGTGAGCGACCAGAGACGTATGCTGAAGCGTGTCGGCAGCGGCCACCACCGGGATTCGGTCGTCCGGTATCCCGTCGAGGACAGGAAGTCGAGAAAGAACGGAGACCAGGGTGGCGTGTTCCAATCGCCGGCGACGACGACCAGAGCGTCCGACGGCTCCGACTTCACGGCTGCTTCCAGATCCCGAAGGTACGCGGCGCGCGCTTCCCAAGCGCGGGGGCTGCGCGGAGTCTGTGGATGGACTGCATAGAGAACAACCGTCCTCCCTTCGACCGACAGCTCGAAGCGCACGGCGAACCTGCCGTATGTGTCGCCGCTCTCGGGAAAGACCGTCCGTTCGTCGAGGATCGGGAACCGGCTGAGAACCTTCATGTCGGTGTTGCCGGCAAGGTCGCGGCTGCTTTCGAAGGGCCAGCGCCCTCTGGCGATCAACGTGTTCTGCCAGAACGGCCTCACCTCCTGCAGCACCAGGATATCCGCCTCGCCGACCTCGGGAAGCGCAAGAAAGGGACGCGGATCCAGATTGTCGACCAGGACATTGGCGGAGACCACGGTGAACGTCGTTCCCGCCGCCGCGGGCGCCGGCGGCGGGAGGAAAAGATAGGGAACGCCGGCAGCCAGAAGCGCGATTGCTCCCGCGATCTTCGTGGAGCGCCGAGGAAGCGCGAAGCCTATGACGAAAAGAATGACGCCCGCCACGAGAAGGTGGGGACGGATGAAGTTTGCCAGGTCTGCAGCCCATAGATTTCGGGATAGCGCTACGGATACGAACTGTGCCGCGGCAAAGGCGAGCTGCGCCAGCAGCAAGACGGCGAGGAAAAGCTTCGGCGTGCGGCCGCTGGCTGAAGAGAAGGGCACCGGTGTCGATCCTGCTGAAAGCGCCGCGAGGAGCAGATTATTTCTGCGGTGCAGGTTTCGGCCAATGGGGCAATCTGGCGCATGGGGCTAGCGACAGGTTGGAAGTCCCGCATGAATTCGGCGCTTGTTGCGCGGCGGCCCAAAAAGGGCAGGGAAAAAGCGTACAAGGCAGAGGTCCGTGCATACTCAAGGTCTCCACTCCTGCGAGGTGAACGAGCACCTCATGACCGAGCTGGCGCTGGCCTTGCTAGACACGGTAACGAAACATCGCGCCGGCTCCAGCCGAAGCGCGATGTACTGACGGGAAGCACACGGCAGAGCGGGAACTGAAAAATCTGAAATTTCCTCTTGATCCTCTAGCTGCTCTAGGTCGTATGGAATTGCTCCTGACATACAGGAGTGTAGATTATGACGGTCCCGCAACGCCAGACGCGCTTTCGAGTGGAGGGGATGGATTGCGCGAGCTGCGCGGCCAAGATCGAGACAGCCGTTCGCCGCATTCCGGCCGTGACAGATGTAGGAGTTTCGGTCGTCGCCGGCACGATGACGGTGACACACGGGCCGGAAACCGACCTCGACGGTGTCGCGCGCAAGCTCGGCAGCCTTGGCTACAAGGCGTCCCCCCTGACGCGAACCGGAGAGAAGGCGCCCGCCTCCGGTCATGTCCACGGTCCGGAATGCCGTCACGAGGGGCATGAGCATTCGCACGACAACGATCACCATGCGCATGGCGGCGGTAACGCGCATGACGGTGTCCCTCCATCCAGGGCCTCGAATGTGCCGACCGGCGACTCGCTTCACGGCATGCACGGGCATGACCATGGGCCGATCGACGGTCCGTGGTGGAGCACATCGAAGGCGAAGCTGACCATCGTCTGCGGCGCGGCGCTCGCCATCGCCTTCGGGCTGTCGCAACTCTTTCCGCAAACGCAACCCTGGGGCTTCATCATCGCCATGGCCGTCGGGCTCGTGCCGATCGCGCGCCGGGCGCTGTTCGGGGCGATGAACGGCAGCCCGTTCTCGATCGAGACGCTTATGACCGTGGCGGCGGTGGGCGCCGTCATCATCGATGCTGCGGAGGAAGCCGCAGTCGTCGTCTTCCTGTTCCTTGTCGGCGAACTGCTGGAAGGCATCGCAACGGGACGGGCGCGAGCGTCGATCCGTGCGCTCTCGAACCTGATGCCTAAGACCGCGCTGCTTGAAAGCGAGGGAGGCACACGGACCGTTCCGGCGGACAGCCTCACGGTCGGTTCGATCGTGATGATCCGTCCGGGCGACCGGGTGCCGGCCGACGGCGTCGTGCTTTCCGGCGAAAGCGCGGTAGACGAAGCGCCGGTGACCGGTGAGTCGGTCCCCAAGCGAAAGGAGGAAGGCGACAAGGTGTTCGCCGGCACGGTGAACCAGGAAGGGGTGCTGCGCGTGCGCGTCACGGCGGCCGCGGCAGACAACACGATCGCTCGCATCATTGCGCTGGTCGAGGAGGCGCAGGAATCGAAGGCTCCGACCGAACGCTTCATCGACCGCTTTTCCAAATACTATACGCCAGGCGTGATGGTCGTGGCAGCGCTCGTGGCTATCCTGCCGCCGTTGCTGGGCGGAGCCGAGTGGAACACATGGATCTATCGCGGTCTCGCGGTTCTGCTGATCGGCTGCCCGTGCGCGCTCGTCATCTCGACGCCGGCCGCAATCGCGGCTGGGCTTTCCGCCGGCGCCCGGCGCGGCCTGCTGATGAAAGGTGGAGCCGTGCTGGAGAACCTCGGTAAGGTCGACAGCGTGGCTTTCGACAAGACCGGGACGCTGACCGAGGGCAAGCCGAAGGTGACGGACATCGTCGGCATAGGGCGCGACGAGCGCGAGACACTTCGCCTCGCCGCGTCGCTGGAGGTGGGCTCAAGCCATCCGCTTGCGGTCGCGATCCTCGCAAAAGCCGAAGCGGAGAATGTGCCAGTGGTCGCGGCATCGGAGGCGGGCGCTGTTGGCGGCAAGGGCGTTGTGGGGACGCTCGATGGTGTGAAGCTGTTCTTCGCCTCGCCACGTGCGGCGGGCCAGCAGGTCATGCTCGACGAGGCCCTTACCACACGCATTGCGTCGCTCAACGACGAGGGCAAGACCGTGTCGGTGCTGTTGGCAGGCGGACAGGTCGCCGGTTTGATAGCCATGCGCGACGAGCCACGCGATGACGCGAAGGCCGGCATCGCCGCGCTGCGCGAGTTGGGCGCCGACTCTGTGATGCTGACGGGCGACAACCAGCGCACGGCCAAGGCGATTGCCGCCTCGCTCGGGATGGAAGCGCGCGCCGAGCTCTTGCCTCAGGACAAGCAGAAGATCGTCGGCGAGATGCGGGCGACAGGCTCGTTCGTCGCCAAGGTCGGCGACGGAATCAACGATGCGCCCGCACTTGCCGCCGCCGACATCGGCATCGCCATGGGAAGCGGAACCGACGTCGCGCTGGAGACCGCGGACGCAGCGGTCTTGCACGGTCGTGTCAAGGATGTGGCGAACATGGTCTCGCTCTCGCGCGCAACCATGAGCAACATCTGGCAGAACATCGTCATGTCGCTTGGCCTCAAGGCGGTGTTCCTCGTCACGACCGTCCTTGGCGTGACCGGGTTGTGGCCCGCGATCCTGGCCGACACCGGCGCTACCGTTCTGGTCACCGCCAACGCCATGCGCTTGTTGGCCTGGCGCGGCATTCGCGATGCCTGACACATACATGCGGCGATGTGCATCCTGTTCCTGCAAGGCGGAGATGGCGCAGAACGCCTCATGTCGAGTGCGATATGGAGTGGAAAAATTGTTCAATGCTAACAAAGCCGTCGCCATGGCGACGCTGTTCATGTCCAGCTTGCTGATTGCCTCGCCCGCAGCGGCGCACGACTTTTCGGTCGGCGACATTGCGGTCGGCCATCCGTGGTCGCGTCTCGCACCGGCCAACGCTCCGGTCATAGGCGGCTATCTGACGCTGACCAACACAGGGTCGCAGCCCGATACGCTGGTCGGCGGAAGTGCCACGATCGCCGAACGCGTCGAGATCCACGAGATGCGTATCGAGGACGGGGTGGCCCGTATGCGGCCTCTTCCCGCTGGGCAGGAGATAGCTCCCGGAGCGACGGTCGAGCTCCAGCCGGGCGGTACCCATCTCATGTTCATCAATCCTGAACGTGCGTTCTCGGAAGGCGAGCGCTTCGAGGTGACGCTCGAGTTCGCGAATGCCGGTGAAGTGGCCGTCGAGT from Georhizobium profundi includes these protein-coding regions:
- a CDS encoding copper chaperone PCu(A)C, whose protein sequence is MAQNASCRVRYGVEKLFNANKAVAMATLFMSSLLIASPAAAHDFSVGDIAVGHPWSRLAPANAPVIGGYLTLTNTGSQPDTLVGGSATIAERVEIHEMRIEDGVARMRPLPAGQEIAPGATVELQPGGTHLMFINPERAFSEGERFEVTLEFANAGEVAVEFVVQRNPGGNAGQEDEHGGHAP
- a CDS encoding heavy metal translocating P-type ATPase, producing the protein MTVPQRQTRFRVEGMDCASCAAKIETAVRRIPAVTDVGVSVVAGTMTVTHGPETDLDGVARKLGSLGYKASPLTRTGEKAPASGHVHGPECRHEGHEHSHDNDHHAHGGGNAHDGVPPSRASNVPTGDSLHGMHGHDHGPIDGPWWSTSKAKLTIVCGAALAIAFGLSQLFPQTQPWGFIIAMAVGLVPIARRALFGAMNGSPFSIETLMTVAAVGAVIIDAAEEAAVVVFLFLVGELLEGIATGRARASIRALSNLMPKTALLESEGGTRTVPADSLTVGSIVMIRPGDRVPADGVVLSGESAVDEAPVTGESVPKRKEEGDKVFAGTVNQEGVLRVRVTAAAADNTIARIIALVEEAQESKAPTERFIDRFSKYYTPGVMVVAALVAILPPLLGGAEWNTWIYRGLAVLLIGCPCALVISTPAAIAAGLSAGARRGLLMKGGAVLENLGKVDSVAFDKTGTLTEGKPKVTDIVGIGRDERETLRLAASLEVGSSHPLAVAILAKAEAENVPVVAASEAGAVGGKGVVGTLDGVKLFFASPRAAGQQVMLDEALTTRIASLNDEGKTVSVLLAGGQVAGLIAMRDEPRDDAKAGIAALRELGADSVMLTGDNQRTAKAIAASLGMEARAELLPQDKQKIVGEMRATGSFVAKVGDGINDAPALAAADIGIAMGSGTDVALETADAAVLHGRVKDVANMVSLSRATMSNIWQNIVMSLGLKAVFLVTTVLGVTGLWPAILADTGATVLVTANAMRLLAWRGIRDA
- a CDS encoding copper chaperone PCu(A)C, producing the protein MTLTVEHAEILIADGDGSPARGFLTIWNGTDTHAYLAKVSSEAFANIRLMRTPFNSDDDAAGPVGGPLLVPAHAELQMRIGGIHLLLADPASPIDQSESQRLMLIFDDGQEVEVSAYLVPSSDRLTSHRHGEADRSAN
- a CDS encoding endonuclease/exonuclease/phosphatase family protein, encoding MPFSSASGRTPKLFLAVLLLAQLAFAAAQFVSVALSRNLWAADLANFIRPHLLVAGVILFVIGFALPRRSTKIAGAIALLAAGVPYLFLPPPAPAAAGTTFTVVSANVLVDNLDPRPFLALPEVGEADILVLQEVRPFWQNTLIARGRWPFESSRDLAGNTDMKVLSRFPILDERTVFPESGDTYGRFAVRFELSVEGRTVVLYAVHPQTPRSPRAWEARAAYLRDLEAAVKSEPSDALVVVAGDWNTPPWSPFFLDFLSSTGYRTTESRWWPLPTRFSIRLWSLTQIGTPIDRIVLSPTLGLEDLTLGSKFGSNHLPVVARVVIPD
- a CDS encoding transglutaminase-like cysteine peptidase, translated to MKKLWMSALALLVFCTSAWASASQFNPTQPYNARNMATFGTTSMPVGYYEYCRRYRDRCARAPAGTMIELTRAAWSDIVRVNTKVNTIKALTDMEIYGVEEFWEYPTTAADCEDYALLKRKRLNEMGYPLGALLLTTARDAQGGGHAVLTVVTSLGDFILDNLEQKVLLWSEARIYFLKRQSQRDLNQWVSLMNEDDLLISSGNNHAPSTAAARVRR
- a CDS encoding MerR family transcriptional regulator; this encodes MLTIGELSRVTGVKVPTIRYYEQMGLLMAPGRSGGNQRRYEPGERERLSFIKHARDLGFTIGAIRELLELSEHPERPCADADNIAVRQLQIVRDKIAKLRPLERELERIATRCHGDQIRDCYVIQSLANHELCSNEH